Proteins from one Desulfonema limicola genomic window:
- a CDS encoding sensor histidine kinase: MKWLKSETGVRCLAAFSFLLIFSMGVLIYETMELVSDFKQHILVDQNDNSIVDKDFDPDLLVQKRINRFVSAFLLLLLGMTIIVLVFSLKQFNKTGLPHIDKKNNVLSILDSIDELDELDDDSHDGSFNKMFEALQKVNDLEDDIPDEAVNRKKTEGKNEGFPANSYNKLMETLQKLNELEKKHTIELAAANELLENEITEREKAEKEIRHLSRKLISGIEDAQKKLAQDLHDEFGQTLAALHMGVETLLNSMPQDMVSQRKHIDDLIIFIENLGDKIRSISSDLRPDLLDDLGLVPTLEWYIKEFSEQRSDININFQAVGFKKRLCPEIELVFYRIFQESLNNVVKHSKADNVDVMLTYSYPKAILMVKDNGTGFDIDKRSGGIGLIGMRERAVSIKGQVDIRSEKGRGTTIRIAIPVS, from the coding sequence ATGAAATGGCTTAAATCTGAAACAGGTGTCAGATGCCTGGCTGCATTTTCTTTTTTATTAATATTTTCAATGGGAGTGCTTATTTATGAAACAATGGAATTAGTTTCTGATTTTAAGCAGCATATCCTTGTGGATCAAAATGACAATTCAATTGTTGATAAGGATTTTGATCCTGATTTACTGGTACAAAAAAGGATTAATCGTTTTGTATCAGCATTTTTATTATTATTGCTGGGAATGACCATTATTGTTCTTGTTTTTTCTTTAAAACAATTCAACAAAACAGGACTTCCTCATATTGATAAAAAAAACAATGTTCTATCAATTCTGGATTCTATTGATGAACTTGATGAGCTTGATGATGATTCTCATGACGGATCATTTAATAAAATGTTTGAAGCTCTTCAAAAGGTTAATGACCTGGAAGACGATATTCCTGATGAAGCTGTAAACAGAAAGAAAACAGAAGGAAAAAATGAAGGATTTCCTGCAAATTCATATAACAAGTTAATGGAAACCCTTCAAAAACTCAATGAACTGGAAAAAAAACATACTATTGAACTGGCAGCAGCCAATGAACTTCTTGAAAATGAGATTACAGAACGGGAAAAAGCTGAAAAAGAGATCAGGCATTTGTCAAGAAAACTTATAAGCGGGATTGAAGATGCTCAGAAAAAGCTGGCACAAGATCTTCATGATGAATTTGGGCAGACTCTGGCTGCCCTTCATATGGGAGTGGAAACCTTGTTAAATTCCATGCCCCAGGACATGGTAAGCCAGAGAAAACATATTGACGACCTTATTATTTTTATTGAAAATCTGGGAGATAAGATCAGGAGCATATCCTCAGATCTGAGACCAGATCTTCTTGATGATCTCGGGCTTGTGCCTACCCTTGAATGGTATATAAAAGAATTTAGTGAACAGCGGTCAGATATTAATATTAATTTCCAGGCTGTAGGGTTTAAAAAAAGGCTTTGTCCTGAAATAGAGCTGGTATTTTACAGGATATTCCAGGAAAGCCTTAATAATGTTGTAAAACATTCAAAAGCTGACAATGTTGATGTTATGCTGACTTATAGTTATCCTAAAGCTATTTTAATGGTTAAGGATAATGGAACAGGATTTGATATTGATAAACGTTCAGGAGGTATTGGACTTATTGGAATGAGGGAAAGAGCAGTTTCTATAAAAGGACAGGTTGATATTCGTTCTGAAAAAGGCAGAGGAACAACCATAAGAATTGCAATACCTGTTTCCTAG